A single Stutzerimonas stutzeri DNA region contains:
- the glpE gene encoding thiosulfate sulfurtransferase GlpE: MTDFKRISPEQAQALRGNGGVFVDIRDAHSYANGHIAGSTHLDNQSLPDFIAAADLDHPLIVTCYHGHSSQSAAAYLINQGFSDVYSLDGGFELWRQTYPQDVERGDPS; encoded by the coding sequence ATGACTGACTTCAAACGCATTTCACCGGAGCAGGCCCAGGCGCTGCGTGGCAACGGCGGCGTGTTCGTCGATATACGCGACGCGCACAGTTATGCCAACGGCCATATCGCCGGCTCGACACATCTGGACAACCAATCCCTGCCGGACTTCATTGCCGCGGCGGACCTTGATCATCCGCTCATCGTGACCTGCTACCACGGCCACTCCAGCCAGAGCGCCGCCGCTTACCTGATCAACCAGGGTTTCTCCGACGTCTACAGCCTCGACGGCGGCTTCGAACTGTGGCGCCAGACGTATCCCCAGGACGTCGAGCGAGGCGATCCGTCCTGA